CACACCCCGCAGAGCAACCAAAGCCCCAAAGTCGCAAATTGCGACTTTTTAACGCATCCAGAGACATTTCCCTGGCCGTACCTTCCGTAACGGGGTAGGCTGGCGTCTCGTTTCGCGAGAAACCTAGCCACTTCGTTCGTCTCGCCGTTGATGGATGACGGCTTCGAAGTGGCGTCCGTTTCAACTGGCGCTGCATTTTCCGACTTATCCTCGGCGCCATCGACTGGGTCGACACCGCACCAGACCAGCAACTTGAGCTAGGAGTAAGCTACATGAAGCGATTCACCGCGCCGTTGTGCGCACTGGCACTCTTTATCTCCGGCGCCCAGACGCCTGCTTCCGCAGAACTTATTTACGGCATCGCCGCCGTCGGCAACTCGACGGCCCTTCTTAGCTGGGACTCGGCTTCTCCCGGCAGCATCATCTCCGGTTCGTTCGTCTCGGGCCTCCAGAGCAACGAAACCATCGTCGGCATCGACTTCCGCCCAGCCACCGGCGGCCTCTACGCCCTGGGAACCTCCAGCCGGCTCTACACGCTGAACACGTCGACGGGTGCAGCCACCGCGGTCGCCGCGCCATTTTCGCCGGCACTGAACGGCTTCAACTTCGGCTTCGACTTCAACCCGACGATCGACCGCATCCGCGTCGTCGCCGAGACGAACAAGAACCTGGTCCTCAACCCGATCACCGGCGCCGTCCAACTGGCGGCCACCGACCTGGCCTTCGGCCCCGGCGACCCGAACTTCGGCATCGACCCGAACGTGGTGAACTCGGCCTACACCAACAATTTCGCTGGCGCGACGACCACGCAGCTTTACGGCATCGACACCGCCCTCGACATCCTGGTCACCCAAGCGAACAACGCGGGCACGCTCGGCACGGTTGGACCGCTCGGCTTCAATGTCACCGGCGTCGGCGGTTTCGACATTTCGGGGACGACGGGCATCGCCTACGCGGCGCTGCTGCTGTCGGGCAGCTCGCAGTCGAACCTCTACACGATCAACCTCGCCACCGGCGCCGCGACCCCTGTCGGCCAAATTGACGGCGGCGTGATCATTACGGCCATGACGGTTGCCCCGGCTGTCCCCG
This sequence is a window from Lacipirellula parvula. Protein-coding genes within it:
- a CDS encoding DUF4394 domain-containing protein; this translates as MKRFTAPLCALALFISGAQTPASAELIYGIAAVGNSTALLSWDSASPGSIISGSFVSGLQSNETIVGIDFRPATGGLYALGTSSRLYTLNTSTGAATAVAAPFSPALNGFNFGFDFNPTIDRIRVVAETNKNLVLNPITGAVQLAATDLAFGPGDPNFGIDPNVVNSAYTNNFAGATTTQLYGIDTALDILVTQANNAGTLGTVGPLGFNVTGVGGFDISGTTGIAYAALLLSGSSQSNLYTINLATGAATPVGQIDGGVIITAMTVAPAVPEPATLGLAAMALAAVPLARRRK